The following are encoded in a window of uncultured Ilyobacter sp. genomic DNA:
- the rpsL gene encoding 30S ribosomal protein S12 — translation MPTLNQLVKRGRATLEEAKKSPALQGNPQRRGVCIRVYTSTPKKPNSALRKVARVKLTNGIEVTTYIPGEGHNLQEHSIVLVRGGRTKDLPGVRYKVIRGALDTAGVANRKRSRSKYGAKKA, via the coding sequence ATGCCTACTTTAAATCAATTAGTAAAAAGAGGAAGAGCGACTTTAGAAGAAGCTAAAAAGTCACCGGCACTACAAGGTAACCCACAAAGAAGAGGAGTTTGTATAAGAGTCTACACTAGTACTCCAAAGAAGCCAAACTCGGCACTGAGAAAGGTTGCAAGAGTAAAGCTTACAAACGGAATCGAAGTTACTACGTACATTCCAGGTGAAGGACATAACTTACAGGAACACTCGATTGTACTTGTAAGAGGTGGAAGAACAAAAGATTTACCAGGGGTAAGATATAAAGTTATCAGAGGAGCTTTAGATACTGCTGGTGTTGCAAACAGAAAAAGATCAAGATCAAAATATGGAGCTAAAAAAGCTTAA
- the rfaE1 gene encoding D-glycero-beta-D-manno-heptose-7-phosphate kinase: MVNKLKLTKILDRFKDIRIAVVGDMMLDDYIIGSVDRISPEAPVPVVNVKTEKFVLGGAANVVNNLADLGAKIFSFGVIGKDSNGDRLTTEFRRKNINTDGIVKAEDRPTIVKRRIIAHNQQLLRLDWEDRKDLTTAQENMLIENIKGHIKEIDAIILSDYDKGVLTQRVVKEVISLARENSIIVTVDPKPKNASNYIGATSMTPNMKEAMECMGADRIEDVEKLGKSLKEKLKLDNLLLTRSEEGMSLFQDTVENIPTFAKEVYDVTGAGDTVISVFTLSAAAGASWYEAAKIANTAAGVVVGRMGTSTVTKEEILEFYDRIYHEWK; encoded by the coding sequence ATGGTAAACAAGTTAAAATTAACTAAAATCCTCGATAGATTTAAAGATATAAGAATAGCTGTAGTCGGTGACATGATGCTAGATGATTATATAATAGGAAGTGTAGATAGAATATCCCCTGAAGCTCCTGTACCTGTTGTAAATGTAAAAACTGAAAAATTTGTACTAGGCGGAGCTGCCAATGTGGTAAACAATCTGGCTGACTTGGGGGCGAAGATTTTTTCTTTTGGAGTTATAGGGAAGGATTCAAATGGAGATAGGCTCACAACTGAATTCAGAAGAAAAAATATAAATACTGATGGGATAGTAAAGGCAGAGGACAGGCCGACCATTGTAAAGAGGAGAATAATAGCCCATAATCAGCAGCTGCTTAGACTTGACTGGGAAGACAGAAAAGATCTGACAACAGCTCAGGAAAATATGCTTATAGAGAACATAAAGGGCCACATAAAGGAGATAGATGCTATCATACTTTCTGATTATGACAAGGGAGTACTCACTCAGAGAGTTGTGAAAGAGGTGATCTCACTTGCCCGAGAGAATAGTATAATAGTGACGGTAGACCCGAAACCGAAGAATGCATCGAACTATATAGGGGCTACTTCTATGACTCCAAACATGAAAGAGGCTATGGAGTGCATGGGAGCAGACCGGATAGAAGATGTAGAAAAACTGGGGAAATCTCTGAAAGAAAAATTAAAGCTAGACAATCTTCTTCTTACAAGAAGTGAAGAGGGGATGAGTCTTTTTCAGGATACGGTGGAGAACATACCTACCTTTGCTAAAGAGGTCTATGACGTAACTGGAGCTGGAGACACTGTAATATCAGTATTTACACTTTCTGCAGCAGCTGGTGCATCTTGGTATGAGGCTGCTAAAATAGCCAATACTGCGGCAGGTGTAGTAGTAGGTAGAATGGGAACATCTACAGTTACAAAAGAGGAAATACTGGAGTTTTATGACAGAATATATCACGAGTGGAAATAA
- a CDS encoding O-antigen ligase family protein, with product MKKKIEIALVGTLLIFLPFLVKLKILPTKPGTLMYLTHPLGGAIGDMFHYEKSRVLIFLGISMLLLLILKRNFKKTYYYYGLVIYGLGVILSTFFSPFLAIALSGGGNRYESVFVLLSYTVVSFFVINFVRERKDVKYFIYMLLIGSFFVSLAGITEFLGISIYKIPFLAKFAIPQDGLLDKVAYPEGYISMAQVIKFSPKFHNVKATLGNSNYSGSYAVMILMFLFPLILKSKDKFTRYIFMFFYSANLALLLAGRSRAGIYASIASFILFMVLCRREIWKKKIFLVEVPLVTGAVFLILNLLSSGAVGDNIENLELNKKVNLREVRSIGDTLEVKSYDNKLVLKAEEKDLLFYREDGSPIPVKVEKNIITFEDPKFQKYSFENKKGGILEFQYDEVKFPLVIQNRVFKTIGWSRKPEEIISPERMESWDRYQRKGSSRVYIWSRSLPLLKTSGFFGFGPDTYPIIYPQNDYFGKAVSFKNPYMFVSKPHNLYLQIGINTGWVSLFGFLLLVICYCLDSLRIYFSSSYENIYEIVGSGCSLAVIGYLMTGMFNDSAVSVAPTFWAILGLGISMNIKIKKEII from the coding sequence ATGAAGAAAAAAATAGAGATAGCTTTAGTAGGGACACTGCTGATATTTTTGCCATTTTTAGTTAAGCTTAAGATTTTACCGACTAAGCCTGGGACCCTGATGTATCTGACACATCCACTAGGAGGGGCTATAGGGGATATGTTTCATTATGAAAAATCGAGAGTACTTATATTTTTAGGAATATCTATGCTTCTACTTCTGATTTTAAAAAGAAATTTCAAAAAGACGTACTATTACTATGGACTGGTTATCTACGGATTAGGTGTTATTCTTTCTACTTTTTTTTCTCCGTTTCTAGCGATAGCTCTAAGCGGAGGTGGGAATAGATACGAGAGTGTCTTCGTGCTTCTTTCCTATACAGTGGTTTCGTTTTTTGTTATAAATTTTGTGAGAGAAAGAAAAGATGTGAAATATTTTATATATATGTTGTTAATAGGGAGTTTTTTTGTTTCTCTGGCTGGGATCACAGAATTCTTGGGAATAAGTATTTACAAAATCCCTTTTTTAGCAAAATTTGCAATTCCACAAGATGGACTTCTGGATAAGGTGGCATATCCGGAAGGTTACATAAGCATGGCTCAGGTGATAAAGTTTTCACCTAAATTTCATAATGTAAAGGCAACTCTTGGGAATTCCAATTACAGTGGTTCCTATGCTGTTATGATTTTAATGTTTCTTTTTCCTCTGATATTAAAATCTAAAGATAAGTTCACAAGGTATATTTTTATGTTTTTTTATTCTGCAAACCTAGCACTACTTCTTGCAGGGAGGTCTAGAGCCGGGATCTACGCCTCTATAGCTTCCTTCATTCTATTTATGGTTTTATGCAGAAGAGAGATATGGAAGAAAAAAATTTTTCTTGTGGAAGTTCCCCTTGTCACAGGTGCAGTTTTTTTAATCTTGAATTTACTGTCATCTGGGGCCGTGGGAGACAATATAGAAAATCTAGAACTTAATAAAAAAGTTAACCTGAGAGAGGTCAGAAGTATAGGGGACACCTTAGAAGTAAAATCCTATGATAATAAACTTGTACTGAAAGCCGAGGAAAAAGATTTATTATTCTATAGAGAAGATGGTAGTCCTATTCCTGTAAAAGTTGAAAAAAACATAATAACTTTTGAGGATCCTAAATTTCAAAAATATTCCTTTGAAAATAAAAAAGGCGGTATTTTGGAGTTTCAGTATGATGAGGTTAAATTCCCTTTGGTAATTCAAAACAGAGTTTTTAAGACCATAGGGTGGTCAAGAAAACCTGAGGAGATAATATCACCAGAGAGGATGGAAAGCTGGGACAGGTATCAGAGAAAGGGCTCGTCAAGAGTTTACATATGGTCGAGAAGCCTTCCACTCCTGAAAACATCTGGATTTTTCGGCTTCGGCCCAGACACCTACCCGATAATCTACCCGCAGAATGACTATTTTGGAAAAGCTGTATCTTTTAAAAACCCTTATATGTTTGTGTCAAAGCCACATAATCTGTATCTTCAGATAGGCATAAATACAGGGTGGGTATCTCTTTTTGGGTTTCTTCTTTTGGTAATTTGCTATTGTTTGGACTCCTTGAGAATTTACTTCAGCAGCAGTTATGAAAATATATATGAGATTGTGGGGAGTGGATGCAGTCTGGCAGTCATAGGTTATCTTATGACGGGGATGTTTAACGATAGTGCCGTTTCGGTGGCACCTACATTTTGGGCCATACTTGGTCTTGGGATCTCAATGAATATCAAAATAAAAAAAGAAATAATATGA
- the tuf gene encoding elongation factor Tu, with translation MAKEKFSRTKPHVNVGTIGHVDHGKTTTTAAISKVLSDKGLAKRVDFANIDQAPEERERGITINTAHIEYETVARHYAHVDCPGHADYVKNMITGAAQMDGAILVVSAADGPMPQTREHILLSRQVGVPYIVVYLNKADMVDDEELLELVEMEVRELLTDYGFPGDDIPVIAGSSLGALNGEAQWVAKIEELMDAVDSYIPSPERAIDQPFLMPVEDVFTITGRGTVVTGRVERGIIKVGEEIAIIGIRDTQKAVCTGVEMFRKLLDQGEAGDNIGALLRGIKKEDVERGQVLAKPGSITPHTGFTSEVYVLTKEEGGRHTPFFSGYRPQFYFRTTDITGAISLPEGVEMVMPGDNIEMTVELIHPIAMEEGLRFAIREGGRTVASGVVATITK, from the coding sequence ATGGCTAAGGAAAAATTTTCAAGAACGAAACCCCATGTAAACGTAGGAACAATAGGACACGTTGACCATGGAAAAACAACAACAACTGCAGCAATCTCAAAAGTACTTTCTGACAAAGGACTTGCTAAGAGAGTAGATTTCGCAAACATCGACCAAGCACCAGAAGAGAGAGAAAGAGGAATCACAATCAATACAGCTCACATCGAGTATGAAACAGTAGCAAGACACTATGCTCACGTAGACTGTCCTGGCCATGCTGACTATGTAAAGAACATGATCACAGGAGCAGCTCAGATGGATGGAGCCATCCTAGTAGTATCAGCAGCAGACGGACCAATGCCTCAAACTAGAGAGCATATCCTTCTTTCAAGACAGGTAGGAGTACCTTATATCGTAGTATACCTAAACAAGGCAGATATGGTAGATGACGAAGAGTTATTAGAGCTAGTAGAAATGGAAGTAAGAGAATTACTAACAGACTACGGGTTCCCAGGGGACGACATACCTGTAATCGCAGGATCATCACTAGGAGCGCTTAACGGTGAAGCACAATGGGTAGCTAAAATCGAAGAGCTTATGGATGCAGTAGATAGCTACATTCCATCACCAGAAAGAGCAATAGACCAGCCATTCCTAATGCCAGTAGAAGACGTGTTCACGATCACAGGAAGAGGAACAGTAGTAACTGGAAGAGTAGAAAGAGGAATAATCAAAGTTGGAGAAGAGATTGCTATAATAGGTATCAGAGATACTCAAAAAGCAGTTTGTACAGGAGTAGAGATGTTCAGAAAGCTTCTTGATCAAGGAGAGGCTGGAGATAATATCGGAGCACTTCTAAGAGGAATCAAAAAAGAAGACGTAGAAAGAGGACAAGTTCTTGCTAAGCCAGGATCAATAACTCCACATACAGGATTCACATCAGAAGTATACGTACTAACAAAAGAAGAGGGTGGAAGACATACTCCATTCTTCTCTGGATACAGACCACAATTCTACTTCAGAACAACAGATATCACAGGAGCGATCTCTCTACCTGAAGGAGTAGAAATGGTAATGCCTGGAGACAACATTGAAATGACAGTAGAACTGATTCACCCAATCGCGATGGAAGAAGGGCTAAGATTCGC
- the rpsG gene encoding 30S ribosomal protein S7 encodes MSRRRAAVKRDVLPDSRYGDKVVTKFINSIMLDGKKSLAEAIFYGAMDLIKEKTGQEGYDVFKSAIDNIKPQVEVRSRRIGGATYQVPVEVRIERQQTLALRWLTTYTRQRKEYGMMEKLAAELIAAGNNEGATVKKKEDTYKMAEANRAFAHYKW; translated from the coding sequence ATGTCAAGAAGAAGAGCAGCAGTAAAGAGAGATGTATTACCTGATTCAAGGTATGGAGATAAAGTTGTAACTAAATTTATCAACTCAATAATGCTAGATGGAAAGAAATCCCTTGCAGAGGCGATCTTTTATGGAGCAATGGACTTAATCAAAGAAAAAACTGGTCAAGAAGGATACGATGTATTCAAGTCGGCTATAGATAACATTAAGCCACAAGTAGAGGTAAGATCTAGAAGAATAGGTGGAGCTACATATCAAGTACCAGTAGAAGTTAGAATAGAGAGACAGCAAACTCTAGCGCTTAGATGGTTAACTACTTATACAAGACAGAGAAAAGAATACGGTATGATGGAAAAACTTGCAGCTGAATTAATCGCAGCAGGAAACAATGAAGGTGCAACTGTTAAGAAAAAAGAAGATACTTATAAAATGGCAGAAGCAAACAGAGCTTTCGCACACTATAAGTGGTAA
- the fusA gene encoding elongation factor G produces the protein MARKVSLNKTRNIGIMAHIDAGKTTTTERILLYTGITHRIGEVHDGAATMDWMEQEQERGITITSAATTCFWREHRINIIDTPGHVDFTVEVERSLRVLDGSVAVFSAVDGVQPQSETVWRQADKYGVPRMAFFNKMDRIGADFDMCVRDIREKLGSNPVPIQLPIGAEDQFEGIIDLIQMKEIVWPLNTETGQDFTVEEIRAELVEKAEEARTFMLESIVETDDALMEKFFGGEEITQEELVAGLRKATIANLIVPVTCGTAFKNKGVQTLLDAVVDLMPSPVDIGAIKGTDVKDPEKEMSRMPGDDQPFSALAFKIMTDPFVGKLAFFRVYSGIIEKGTSVLNSTKGKKERVGRILQMHANNREELSVVYCGDIAAAVGLKETTTGDTLCDMDQPIVLEKMVFPEPVIAVAVEPKTKADQEKMGIALSKLAEEDPTFRVKTDEETGQTIISGMGELHLEILVDRMKREFNVESNVGKPQVAYRETITSKVEHDVKYAKQSGGRGQYGHVKIRVEPNPGKGFEFINKVTGGAIPREYIPAVEKGCREALESGVVAGYPMEDVKVELYDGSYHEVDSSEMAFKIAGSMAVKQAAVKCNPVILEPVFKVEVTTPEEYMGDLIGDLNSRRGMVSGMTDRNGAKIIDAKVPLSEMFGYATDLRSKSQGRATYAMEFTEYAQVPASIQKGIQEARGK, from the coding sequence ATGGCTAGAAAAGTTTCTTTGAACAAAACAAGAAACATCGGTATCATGGCCCACATCGACGCAGGTAAAACTACAACCACAGAAAGGATCCTTCTTTATACAGGGATTACTCACAGAATTGGTGAAGTACACGACGGTGCGGCCACAATGGACTGGATGGAGCAAGAGCAAGAAAGAGGAATAACTATCACTTCGGCAGCAACAACTTGTTTCTGGAGAGAACATAGAATAAATATAATAGACACACCAGGACACGTGGACTTTACTGTTGAGGTTGAAAGATCTCTAAGAGTATTGGATGGTTCTGTAGCTGTATTCTCAGCTGTTGACGGAGTACAACCTCAGTCAGAAACAGTTTGGAGACAAGCAGACAAATACGGAGTTCCTAGAATGGCTTTCTTCAACAAGATGGATAGAATTGGTGCAGACTTCGACATGTGTGTTAGAGACATTAGAGAGAAGTTAGGATCAAATCCAGTACCTATTCAGCTTCCTATCGGAGCAGAAGATCAGTTTGAAGGTATAATTGACCTTATTCAGATGAAAGAGATTGTTTGGCCTCTAAACACTGAAACAGGGCAGGATTTCACAGTAGAAGAAATAAGAGCTGAGCTTGTTGAGAAAGCTGAAGAAGCTAGAACTTTCATGCTTGAATCTATAGTTGAAACTGACGATGCTCTTATGGAGAAATTCTTCGGTGGAGAGGAAATCACTCAAGAGGAGCTAGTAGCTGGACTTAGAAAAGCTACTATAGCAAACCTAATCGTTCCTGTAACTTGTGGAACAGCATTCAAGAATAAAGGGGTTCAAACACTTCTAGATGCAGTAGTTGACCTTATGCCTTCTCCGGTAGACATCGGAGCTATAAAAGGAACAGATGTAAAGGATCCTGAAAAAGAAATGTCAAGAATGCCAGGAGACGATCAACCGTTTTCAGCCCTTGCTTTCAAAATCATGACTGACCCATTTGTAGGAAAACTTGCATTCTTTAGAGTTTACTCTGGAATCATAGAGAAAGGAACTTCTGTTCTTAACTCAACAAAAGGCAAAAAAGAAAGAGTAGGAAGAATACTACAGATGCACGCTAATAACAGAGAAGAACTGAGTGTAGTTTACTGTGGTGATATCGCAGCAGCTGTAGGACTAAAAGAAACTACAACTGGAGACACTCTTTGCGACATGGATCAGCCAATTGTTCTGGAAAAGATGGTATTCCCTGAGCCTGTAATAGCAGTAGCAGTTGAACCTAAGACAAAAGCTGACCAAGAGAAGATGGGTATCGCTCTTTCTAAGCTTGCAGAAGAGGATCCTACATTCAGAGTTAAAACTGACGAAGAAACTGGTCAAACTATCATATCAGGAATGGGTGAACTTCACCTTGAGATTCTTGTAGATAGAATGAAAAGAGAATTTAACGTTGAATCTAACGTAGGAAAACCACAAGTTGCCTACAGAGAGACTATCACATCTAAAGTTGAGCATGATGTTAAGTATGCTAAGCAATCAGGTGGTAGAGGTCAGTATGGACATGTTAAGATCAGAGTAGAACCAAATCCAGGAAAAGGATTTGAGTTCATCAATAAAGTAACAGGTGGAGCTATACCTAGAGAGTATATACCTGCAGTTGAAAAAGGATGTAGAGAAGCTCTTGAAAGTGGAGTTGTAGCTGGATATCCTATGGAAGATGTAAAGGTAGAGCTTTATGACGGATCGTACCATGAGGTCGATTCATCAGAGATGGCATTTAAAATTGCTGGATCTATGGCTGTTAAACAAGCAGCAGTAAAATGTAATCCTGTGATTCTTGAGCCTGTCTTCAAAGTGGAAGTTACTACTCCAGAAGAGTATATGGGAGACCTGATAGGGGATCTTAACTCAAGAAGAGGAATGGTATCTGGAATGACTGATAGAAACGGAGCTAAAATCATAGATGCGAAAGTACCACTTTCAGAAATGTTTGGTTACGCAACGGATCTTAGATCTAAATCTCAAGGTAGAGCTACTTATGCGATGGAGTTCACTGAGTACGCTCAAGTACCTGCTAGCATCCAAAAGGGTATCCAAGAAGCAAGAGGAAAATAA
- a CDS encoding ABC-F family ATP-binding cassette domain-containing protein has protein sequence MAVLQINNVHKSFSGETLLKNISFSIDEKDKIGLVGLNGAGKTTLVKILLEEEHHDTDEDTKIQGTISKKGGLKIGYLSQNFDLNKENRVFDELMSVFSYLKKDYEKIQELNERLAVDLNNFDEIMEELAELSTRYEQEEGYSIEYKVKQILTGLNFPENLWKNVIGDLSGGQQSRIALGKILLEEPELLILDEPTNHLDLNAIEWLEKFLKDYNKAFILISHDRYFLDNVINKVFELERKTINIYRGNFTDYTIQKEAYLTGAIKSYEKEQDKIKKTEEFIRRYKAGVKSKQARGREKILDRMEKMDDPVVSIRKMKLKFQVESLSTDRVVEIKNLSKSFDGQEIFRNVNMEMYRGDRVGLIGKNGVGKSTILRILNNLETKDEGDILWGERIKIGYYDQKHEGLNEDATVIEELLNNYPLSEEQARSICGGFLFSEDDAFKKIGNLSGGEKARVALMRLIMDKPNFLILDEPTNHLDIYSREILEYALEEYDGTLVVVSHDRHFLESVVNKIYEITKDGSTLFKGDYEAYRSNFQINEKDSQGNIDYEEQKKIKNRIGTLERKSKKLEESIEVIEEEKSVLEERYNEAGKINSLEMLVSIQNELDLIDKKIMETMEEWELLQEELLEISE, from the coding sequence ATGGCTGTATTGCAGATAAACAACGTACACAAAAGTTTTTCAGGGGAAACATTACTGAAAAATATAAGTTTCTCAATAGATGAGAAGGATAAAATCGGACTGGTCGGTCTAAACGGTGCAGGGAAAACCACTCTGGTAAAGATTCTACTCGAAGAGGAGCATCATGATACCGACGAGGATACAAAAATCCAGGGAACCATCTCAAAAAAAGGCGGACTCAAAATCGGCTACCTTTCCCAGAATTTTGACCTCAACAAAGAAAACAGAGTTTTTGATGAGCTTATGTCGGTTTTTTCATACTTGAAGAAAGATTATGAAAAAATCCAGGAACTAAATGAAAGACTGGCTGTGGACCTGAATAATTTTGACGAGATAATGGAAGAATTAGCAGAGTTATCTACAAGATATGAACAGGAAGAGGGATATTCCATAGAGTATAAGGTAAAACAGATCCTTACAGGGCTCAATTTTCCAGAGAATCTCTGGAAAAATGTCATAGGAGATTTGTCAGGGGGGCAGCAGTCTAGAATAGCTCTCGGAAAAATTCTCCTCGAGGAACCTGAGCTGCTGATACTAGATGAGCCGACAAACCATCTGGATTTAAATGCCATAGAGTGGCTTGAGAAATTTTTAAAAGATTACAATAAGGCCTTCATACTCATATCCCACGACAGATATTTCTTGGATAATGTGATAAACAAAGTTTTTGAACTTGAGAGAAAGACTATAAACATCTACAGGGGGAACTTCACGGATTATACTATACAGAAAGAGGCCTACCTCACAGGGGCGATAAAATCCTATGAAAAAGAGCAGGATAAGATAAAAAAAACCGAGGAGTTTATAAGACGTTACAAGGCTGGAGTCAAGTCCAAGCAGGCCAGGGGCCGGGAAAAGATTTTGGACAGAATGGAAAAAATGGACGACCCTGTTGTCAGCATAAGAAAAATGAAGCTTAAATTTCAGGTGGAGAGTTTAAGTACTGACAGGGTAGTAGAGATAAAAAATCTGTCTAAAAGCTTTGATGGACAGGAGATATTCAGAAATGTAAATATGGAGATGTATAGGGGAGACAGGGTAGGACTCATCGGCAAAAACGGTGTAGGTAAATCAACTATACTAAGGATACTGAATAATCTAGAAACAAAAGATGAGGGGGATATCCTCTGGGGTGAAAGAATAAAAATAGGATACTATGATCAAAAACATGAAGGTCTAAATGAAGATGCCACTGTTATAGAGGAACTCTTGAACAACTATCCGCTCAGCGAAGAGCAGGCCAGATCCATATGCGGTGGTTTCCTGTTTTCAGAAGATGATGCCTTTAAAAAAATAGGCAATCTGAGTGGTGGGGAAAAAGCAAGAGTGGCTTTGATGAGACTTATTATGGACAAGCCTAATTTTTTGATCTTGGACGAACCGACTAACCATCTGGATATATACTCTAGGGAGATACTAGAATATGCCCTTGAAGAGTACGACGGAACTCTCGTAGTGGTATCTCATGATAGACACTTTTTGGAAAGTGTAGTGAATAAAATATATGAAATTACCAAAGATGGAAGTACTCTTTTTAAAGGGGACTATGAAGCTTATAGGAGTAATTTTCAAATAAATGAGAAGGATAGCCAAGGAAATATTGATTATGAGGAACAGAAAAAAATAAAAAATAGAATAGGAACTTTGGAAAGGAAGAGTAAAAAGCTTGAGGAGAGTATAGAAGTTATAGAAGAAGAAAAAAGTGTTTTGGAAGAAAGGTATAATGAGGCTGGGAAAATAAATAGTCTTGAGATGCTTGTGAGTATTCAAAACGAGTTAGATCTAATAGATAAAAAAATAATGGAGACCATGGAAGAGTGGGAATTGCTTCAAGAAGAACTGTTGGAGATTTCAGAATAA
- a CDS encoding PilN domain-containing protein, giving the protein MSMRDINFLTPEYREKLGVSQNLKKAILIAGVFFLINGVIFFGVYLKQKNLEKNIHETKREIAFNQEEIKKLEIEIGKIPDLTDKIDIIEEIFSDKRTRISEVLYTIQTLAPENIWVDSLHHDGGNVRIKGISYLNSEMTAEQNLYDFEDKLIESGDFSQVKHDYLKIEERDGNKVMAFEFSLVISDEEE; this is encoded by the coding sequence ATGAGTATGAGAGATATAAATTTTTTGACGCCGGAATACAGAGAAAAGCTTGGGGTATCCCAAAATCTTAAAAAAGCTATATTAATAGCAGGAGTGTTCTTTCTGATAAATGGGGTCATTTTCTTTGGAGTGTATCTAAAGCAGAAAAATCTAGAGAAAAATATTCATGAGACAAAGAGGGAGATAGCCTTTAATCAGGAAGAGATAAAAAAATTGGAGATAGAGATAGGGAAGATACCGGATCTCACTGATAAGATAGATATAATAGAAGAGATCTTTTCTGACAAAAGGACAAGGATATCTGAAGTCCTCTATACCATTCAGACTCTTGCCCCTGAAAATATATGGGTGGACAGTCTTCACCATGATGGAGGGAACGTGAGAATTAAGGGGATATCATATCTTAATTCAGAGATGACTGCAGAACAAAATCTTTATGATTTTGAAGACAAGCTTATTGAAAGCGGAGATTTTTCACAGGTTAAACATGATTACCTAAAGATAGAAGAGAGAGATGGAAACAAGGTTATGGCATTTGAATTTAGCCTTGTGATCTCTGATGAAGAGGAGTGA
- the ispF gene encoding 2-C-methyl-D-erythritol 2,4-cyclodiphosphate synthase codes for MLRIGNGYDVHRFKVGRKLILGGVEVPHEKGLDGHSDADVLVHSIMDAMLGALALGDIGQHFPDDDERYRGISSMLLLKHVNELIKEKGYNIINLDSVIVAQRPKLKPYIENMRVNIAKELSVDKERVSVKATTEEKLGFTGEELGVKSYCVILLGKIV; via the coding sequence ATGCTAAGAATAGGGAATGGTTATGATGTTCACAGATTTAAGGTTGGGAGGAAGTTGATCCTCGGGGGAGTAGAGGTACCACATGAAAAAGGTCTGGACGGACACTCAGATGCAGACGTGCTGGTACACTCTATAATGGATGCTATGCTAGGGGCCTTGGCTTTAGGGGATATAGGTCAGCATTTTCCAGACGATGACGAGAGGTATAGGGGTATATCTAGCATGCTCCTGCTGAAGCACGTAAATGAGCTGATAAAAGAAAAAGGGTATAACATAATAAACTTAGATTCTGTAATAGTGGCTCAAAGACCAAAGTTGAAACCGTATATAGAGAACATGAGAGTAAATATTGCAAAAGAGCTGTCCGTGGATAAAGAACGAGTGAGTGTAAAAGCTACCACAGAGGAAAAACTAGGGTTTACTGGGGAGGAACTTGGGGTCAAATCCTACTGTGTTATTCTTTTGGGGAAAATAGTCTAG